One Vigna unguiculata cultivar IT97K-499-35 chromosome 7, ASM411807v1, whole genome shotgun sequence genomic region harbors:
- the LOC114189944 gene encoding delta(3,5)-Delta(2,4)-dienoyl-CoA isomerase, peroxisomal — protein MEEKYKYPSLEILEKTPKSGVWYVILNRPSRRNALSHDFFIHFPKALYDLDHDPDVKVIVLSAAGNHFCSGIDLSILGSTASNSGSGEALRRQIMAMQDAVTALERCRKPVIASILGACIGGGIDIITACDIRMCTKEAFFSVKEVDMALAADLGTLQRLPLIVGFGNAMELALTGRTFSGEEAKELGLVSRVFDSKHDLDQAVMDLAQAIATKSPLAVVGTKMVLLKSRDLTVDQGLDYVATLNSARLFSSDLTEAVTAQKQKRKPVFSKL, from the exons ATGGAAGAGAAATACAAATACCCAAGTCTGGAAATATTGGAGAAGACCCCAAAATCGGGTGTTTGGTATGTTATATTGAATCGTCCATCACGACGGAACGCTCTCTCCCATGATTTCTTCATCCATTTCCCCAAGGCCCTCTATGATCTCGATCACGACCCCGACGTCAAGGTCATCGTCTTGTCGGCCGCTGGCAACCACTTCTGCTCCGGCATCGACCTCTCCATTTTGGGATCAACCGCATCCAATTCGGGTTCCGGCGAGGCCCTCCGCCGACAGATCATGGCGATGCAAGATGCCGTCACAGCCCTCGAACGGTGCCGGAAGCCTGTGATTGCGAGTATCCTCGGGGCTTGCATCGGTGGTGGAATTGACATCATCACTGCGTGTGACATCAGGATGTGCACGAAGGAGGCGTTTTTTTCGGTTAAAGAAGTGGATATGGCCCTGGCGGCTGATCTGGGAACTCTTCAGAGGCTACCCCTTATTGTGGGGTTCGGCAACGCCATGGAACTGGCTTTGACCGGTCGCACCTTCTCCGGCGAGGAGGCTAAGGAATTAGGTCTGGTTTCTCGCGTTTTCGACTCCAAACATGACCTCGATCAGGCCGTCATGGATCTCGCTCAAG CAATTGCCACCAAGTCTCCCCTTGCGGTTGTTGGGACAAAAATGGTGCTGCTTAAAAGTAGGGACTTAACTGTGGATCAGGGGTTGGATTATGTGGCAACCTTGAATTCTGCCAGATTGTTCTCCTCTGACTTAACTGAAGCAGTGACGGCACAGAAACAGAAACGCAAGCCAGTATTTTCCAAGCTCTGA